In a genomic window of Merismopedia glauca CCAP 1448/3:
- a CDS encoding glycosyltransferase family 4 protein, translated as MKIAALTPVSGPYVVARYAAFAAKFPDISLFLVELGQTSATYPWKHPDFIPPYQRIILSEQPLEHQSIPSLFQSITQTLDQIEPELIILCGYAEPAMFSAMLWSLWHQKPAVLLSATKEDDARRFWLSETIKGGILKLYKAALVGGKPQKRYLVKLGMNPKSVFTGYNVVGNENFGAEQLKFLPQPYKNPYFLTINRFVPKKNLLRLVTSYAAYRQIAGDRAWDLVLCGDGELRSPIEQQIIALNLQDYVHLPGFLQQNELLPYLAHASCFVHASIQEQWGLVVNEAMAAGLPALVSNRCGCFEDLVIEGVNGFGFDPDNSSEITNLMLKISSEEVNLKQMGEAALEHIQKFSPDYFAQNLMQAVNYAIAHS; from the coding sequence ATGAAAATTGCTGCATTGACACCTGTATCTGGACCATACGTTGTAGCGCGGTATGCCGCTTTCGCAGCTAAGTTTCCCGATATATCTCTTTTTCTGGTAGAGCTAGGACAAACTTCAGCTACTTATCCTTGGAAACATCCTGACTTTATACCACCTTACCAAAGAATTATTCTATCGGAGCAACCTCTCGAACATCAGTCGATACCAAGCTTATTTCAAAGTATTACTCAGACACTAGACCAAATTGAACCTGAATTAATTATCCTTTGTGGCTATGCCGAACCAGCTATGTTTTCAGCTATGCTGTGGAGTCTATGGCATCAAAAACCTGCTGTGCTTCTCTCTGCAACTAAGGAAGATGATGCACGTCGTTTTTGGTTGAGTGAAACGATTAAGGGTGGGATACTCAAGCTATACAAAGCCGCATTAGTAGGAGGTAAACCTCAAAAACGCTATCTAGTAAAATTGGGAATGAATCCCAAAAGTGTATTTACTGGCTATAACGTAGTTGGGAATGAGAATTTTGGTGCTGAGCAACTTAAATTTTTGCCTCAGCCTTACAAAAACCCTTATTTTTTGACGATTAATCGGTTTGTTCCCAAAAAAAATCTGCTTCGACTAGTAACTTCATATGCAGCTTATCGTCAAATAGCAGGCGATCGCGCTTGGGATTTAGTACTTTGTGGAGATGGTGAATTGCGATCGCCAATCGAACAGCAGATTATCGCCCTCAATCTCCAAGATTATGTGCATTTACCAGGATTTCTCCAGCAAAATGAATTACTACCCTATTTGGCTCATGCTAGTTGCTTCGTCCATGCTAGTATTCAGGAGCAGTGGGGGCTAGTAGTAAATGAAGCGATGGCGGCTGGCTTACCAGCACTGGTTTCTAATCGCTGTGGATGTTTTGAAGATTTGGTGATTGAAGGTGTTAATGGCTTTGGCTTCGATCCTGATAATTCCTCAGAAATAACTAACCTAATGCTCAAGATTAGTTCAGAAGAAGTTAATTTAAAGCAAATGGGTGAAGCTGCTTTAGAACATATTCAAAAATTCTCACCAGACTACTTTGCTCAAAACTTAATGCAAGCAGTTAATTATGCGATCGCTCATTCCTAG
- a CDS encoding class I SAM-dependent methyltransferase — protein sequence MKLYNRYDYLCELCQGKKVLHLGATAAPGTKDVIESGIFLHSILMDICQEVVGMDINLEMINWLKETYDISNIKYGNVENYDDYPQEEFDLIIAGEILEHLSNPGKALDCLSAIAKPTTQLIITVPNAYSFKGFVRALAQHELIHGDHTLHHSPHTLKALLARHGFSVDSCFGFVNGGTTALALVTNVFLRYYPQLAEGIGVICSPISI from the coding sequence ATGAAATTATATAATCGGTATGATTATCTCTGCGAGTTGTGTCAAGGTAAAAAAGTTCTCCACTTGGGGGCTACGGCTGCACCAGGAACCAAAGATGTGATTGAATCTGGAATATTCTTACACTCTATATTGATGGATATTTGTCAAGAAGTTGTCGGTATGGATATCAATTTAGAAATGATTAACTGGTTAAAGGAAACTTATGATATTAGTAATATCAAATATGGCAATGTCGAAAATTACGATGATTATCCTCAAGAAGAGTTTGATTTGATTATTGCTGGAGAAATACTAGAACATTTAAGCAATCCTGGAAAAGCGCTTGATTGCCTGAGTGCGATCGCTAAACCTACTACTCAGTTAATTATTACTGTACCTAATGCTTACTCTTTCAAAGGATTTGTCAGAGCGTTAGCTCAGCACGAATTGATTCATGGAGACCATACCTTACATCATTCACCTCATACCCTCAAAGCTCTACTAGCAAGGCATGGTTTCTCTGTAGATAGTTGCTTTGGTTTTGTCAATGGTGGTACAACTGCTTTGGCATTAGTAACTAATGTCTTTTTGCGCTATTATCCTCAACTAGCTGAGGGGATTGGAGTTATATGTTCGCCAATATCCATCTAA
- a CDS encoding class I SAM-dependent methyltransferase: MSKDILVKSYDRLYAEEKICFAEMPTRFPRHRNEALVKLASSGHRVLEIGCGGGNVLYNLRDRFEEIYGIEISSTRADKLQKAADTCGLNLHILVGNIEEGLDFPDGFFDVILWADVIEHVVDLWSAMTEIKRLLAQGGRFVTCTPNIAECRRRLTLLTGRFPSTAGKDEGLSVRPGELFDGGHLHYFTFSSLSKLYRKYNIEPVEYLGFGNLGRFHNLYPPLLSGAVGISGIKN, translated from the coding sequence ATGAGCAAAGATATTTTAGTCAAAAGTTACGATCGCTTATATGCAGAAGAGAAAATATGTTTTGCAGAAATGCCTACCAGATTTCCGCGTCACAGAAATGAGGCTTTAGTTAAGTTAGCAAGTTCAGGACACCGAGTTTTAGAAATTGGATGTGGTGGTGGAAACGTCTTGTATAATTTGCGCGATCGCTTTGAAGAAATTTACGGAATTGAAATCTCATCTACCCGTGCTGATAAACTACAAAAAGCGGCTGATACCTGCGGATTAAACCTACACATTTTAGTTGGTAATATTGAAGAAGGTTTAGATTTTCCCGATGGCTTTTTTGATGTTATTTTATGGGCTGATGTCATCGAACATGTCGTAGATTTATGGTCAGCGATGACTGAAATCAAGAGATTATTAGCTCAAGGAGGGCGGTTTGTTACCTGCACGCCTAACATTGCTGAGTGTCGTCGTCGATTAACTCTACTTACTGGTCGCTTTCCGTCTACTGCTGGCAAAGATGAAGGACTAAGTGTTAGACCAGGTGAACTTTTTGATGGAGGACATTTACACTATTTTACGTTTTCATCTTTATCTAAATTATACCGCAAGTACAACATTGAACCAGTTGAGTATTTAGGATTTGGGAACTTAGGACGTTTTCATAACCTTTATCCACCACTACTTTCTGGTGCTGTAGGTATAAGTGGCATCAAAAATTAA
- a CDS encoding glycosyltransferase, protein MLESLKVNKSSNKQHIMLFDLATGGHHLSYIQYIIRYCFDQEFVGKLDIVVSPKFLEEHSDIVKLVSNHHQKNVEFLAITEAEYSAIISYNHSISRVFKEWSLSGKYAQKLEVQHCLFMYLDSLQLPMALRAKFPCPFSGIYFRPTLHYKDFNKYTPSAQEQIKQWQKKTLLYFAMQNPQLKILFCLDPFAIPEINKLTHQTKIIYLPDPVEIHDVNQFQIKDLKMRLKIDSQREVLLFFGRLGRRKGIYQLIEAVKLLSIDICERICLLLAGSIPASEKLMIEMLLKEVSESSPIQIVVCDRFIPDEEVHIYFQMADAVLAPYQRHIGMSGILLLAAAAQKPVLSSNYGLMGQLVLNNKLGITVDSTSPHALAKEITKLLDGNYKKVCDISQMESFAQQHSWKQFVGTLISNLC, encoded by the coding sequence ATGTTGGAATCTTTAAAAGTCAACAAATCTAGCAACAAACAGCATATTATGCTCTTTGATTTAGCTACAGGAGGTCATCATTTAAGTTACATTCAGTATATAATTAGATACTGCTTTGACCAAGAGTTCGTAGGCAAATTAGATATTGTTGTTTCGCCTAAATTTTTAGAAGAACACTCTGATATTGTCAAACTAGTCAGTAATCATCATCAAAAAAACGTTGAATTTTTAGCTATAACTGAAGCAGAATATTCGGCAATAATCTCTTATAATCATAGTATTTCCCGTGTTTTTAAAGAATGGTCTTTATCGGGAAAATATGCTCAAAAATTAGAAGTGCAGCATTGCTTGTTTATGTACTTAGATTCTCTACAGTTACCTATGGCTCTAAGGGCAAAATTTCCTTGTCCATTTTCTGGGATATATTTTAGACCTACATTACATTATAAAGATTTTAATAAGTATACGCCCTCTGCTCAAGAGCAGATTAAACAATGGCAGAAAAAAACTTTGTTATATTTTGCAATGCAAAATCCACAGTTAAAAATTTTATTTTGTCTCGATCCATTTGCTATCCCAGAAATAAATAAACTAACTCATCAAACAAAAATTATATATTTACCAGATCCCGTGGAAATACATGACGTGAATCAATTTCAAATAAAAGATCTGAAGATGAGATTAAAAATTGATAGTCAAAGGGAAGTATTATTATTCTTTGGGCGTTTGGGAAGGCGTAAAGGAATTTATCAGTTAATAGAGGCAGTTAAGTTGTTATCAATTGATATCTGTGAGCGAATATGCTTATTACTTGCTGGCTCAATACCTGCCTCAGAAAAATTAATGATAGAGATGCTACTCAAAGAAGTGTCTGAGTCTTCGCCTATACAGATTGTTGTTTGCGATCGCTTTATTCCTGATGAGGAAGTTCATATATATTTTCAAATGGCAGATGCTGTCCTCGCACCCTATCAGCGTCATATAGGGATGAGCGGTATATTACTACTTGCCGCCGCAGCCCAAAAACCAGTATTATCTTCAAATTATGGTCTGATGGGTCAGCTAGTACTTAACAATAAACTAGGTATAACTGTCGATTCGACCTCACCTCACGCACTAGCAAAAGAAATCACCAAATTGCTCGATGGTAATTACAAAAAGGTTTGTGATATTTCCCAAATGGAAAGTTTTGCTCAGCAACATTCGTGGAAGCAGTTTGTTGGGACTTTAATTAGCAATCTTTGTTAA
- a CDS encoding sulfotransferase domain-containing protein — protein MLKIKSYIPELLFPVTLNEFSTSFSGPKVLANSMPKSGTHLLTRVLSLLPQLISRWAYHVDHNTWRVEQKIINIRRGQYLSAHLYWSQELTTICQDRDIRTLFIIRDLRDIAVSNAYYIFKNRRHRLSTYFRSLPSDSERLMASIVGVDGNLIADGIRSGSIAEHAIAFVPWLNDPNCLTIRFEDLIGTAGEGSEDQQIQAVSNIINHLGIDLPPSQVPEIAQKAFFTKARTFRKGKIGDWVNHFSEEHKQAFKETAGKVLIELGYATGYEW, from the coding sequence ATGCTGAAAATTAAAAGTTACATCCCAGAACTGCTTTTTCCTGTCACATTAAACGAATTTAGCACCTCTTTCTCGGGTCCAAAAGTTTTAGCTAATAGTATGCCCAAATCAGGAACTCATTTACTAACAAGAGTTCTCTCTTTATTACCTCAATTGATATCTCGTTGGGCATACCATGTCGATCATAATACTTGGAGAGTAGAGCAAAAAATCATAAATATTCGCCGAGGACAATATTTATCTGCACATCTTTATTGGAGTCAAGAACTAACGACCATTTGCCAAGACAGGGATATTCGTACCCTGTTTATTATTCGTGATTTGAGAGACATTGCAGTTTCTAATGCTTACTACATCTTCAAAAATAGAAGGCACCGATTATCTACCTACTTTAGATCTTTGCCATCTGATTCTGAAAGGCTTATGGCTTCTATTGTAGGAGTAGATGGAAACTTGATTGCAGATGGTATCAGATCGGGATCTATCGCAGAACACGCTATAGCTTTTGTACCGTGGTTAAACGATCCTAACTGCTTGACAATTCGCTTCGAGGATCTAATTGGTACTGCCGGAGAGGGTAGTGAAGATCAGCAAATTCAAGCTGTGAGTAACATCATAAATCATTTAGGTATTGATTTACCCCCTTCGCAAGTTCCTGAAATAGCTCAGAAAGCTTTCTTCACTAAAGCCAGAACTTTTCGTAAAGGTAAAATAGGTGATTGGGTAAATCATTTCTCAGAAGAACACAAGCAAGCTTTTAAAGAAACGGCAGGTAAGGTTCTCATAGAATTGGGATATGCTACTGGGTATGAATGGTAA
- a CDS encoding glycosyltransferase family 4 protein, whose translation MTSNIMRICHVIYIPRLSGAEILVRDLTLSHISMGNQVAIISIQPPETSFANEIEQLQDAGALFIFPKMMLGKLSRLAFLGRELKKLNPDVAIAHSVIPSAYVRLVLKLIGRKDIPTVTVLHNASQDDYASKYWRSLEKWVIPPPSYLIALTETAKHNYQKRIGDRTKIEVIPNGINLKRFSYLNSVRNEVRETIFRVKNGEKVFLQIGRFGSTKQQHLSVSAFISAFRECSYLLSAKLFLVGLVEDSQYYQNLKKKVADSGLEEAIVFLGACTNVPELLAGADVYLMPSKREAHSVAFLEALASGITIIASDIAAFQHGRYFPGVTLIQPDNIKLFSEEISNAANQNPGKLWERNLKDYSIDKTSHAYLHIFNFLSTNR comes from the coding sequence ATGACGAGTAATATTATGAGAATATGCCATGTAATTTATATCCCTAGACTATCTGGTGCTGAAATATTAGTCCGCGATTTGACTTTGAGTCATATTTCTATGGGTAATCAGGTTGCTATAATTTCTATTCAACCTCCAGAGACTTCATTTGCTAATGAAATTGAGCAACTACAAGATGCAGGTGCTTTATTCATTTTTCCTAAAATGATGTTGGGAAAGTTAAGTAGATTGGCTTTTTTAGGGAGAGAACTGAAGAAATTAAATCCCGATGTTGCGATCGCCCATTCAGTTATACCTAGTGCTTATGTGCGCTTGGTACTTAAATTAATTGGTCGAAAAGATATTCCTACAGTTACAGTTCTCCACAATGCTTCACAAGATGATTATGCCTCAAAATACTGGCGATCGCTAGAAAAGTGGGTCATTCCTCCACCTAGTTATTTAATAGCCCTGACTGAAACTGCAAAACATAACTATCAAAAAAGGATTGGCGATCGCACTAAAATTGAAGTTATACCTAATGGAATTAATCTGAAGCGTTTCAGTTATCTTAATTCAGTTAGAAATGAGGTAAGAGAAACTATATTTCGGGTAAAAAATGGAGAAAAAGTTTTTTTACAAATAGGCAGATTTGGATCTACAAAACAGCAGCATCTTTCAGTATCAGCTTTCATTTCTGCATTTCGAGAATGTAGCTATTTATTATCAGCAAAACTATTTCTAGTAGGTTTAGTAGAAGATAGTCAGTACTATCAAAATTTAAAAAAAAAGGTAGCTGATTCTGGATTAGAAGAGGCGATCGTATTTTTGGGTGCTTGTACAAATGTACCTGAATTACTAGCTGGAGCAGACGTGTACTTAATGCCATCAAAACGAGAAGCACATAGTGTTGCTTTCTTAGAAGCTCTAGCAAGCGGTATTACTATTATTGCTTCTGATATTGCCGCTTTTCAACATGGTCGATATTTCCCAGGTGTTACCCTGATCCAACCTGATAATATAAAGCTATTTTCTGAAGAAATTTCAAACGCTGCAAACCAAAACCCAGGCAAGCTATGGGAAAGAAACTTAAAAGATTACTCAATAGATAAAACCTCGCACGCCTATCTACATATTTTTAATTTTCTCAGTACTAATCGGTAA
- a CDS encoding class I SAM-dependent methyltransferase: MPLEPGTQPFYQWVTTRVGYYPISRWEWFAVIEEINKQAKLNPVSILEIGCGGGNFISLVQNIQNVRIVGIDTTPESVTQCQEKGFEVYCETIDSFTKKFSELKFDYVVSFHCLEHISDPKNFVESMLFLLKPTGSLLISTPYSPMSFEQGWFDIMNHPPHHMTRWNQKAYNELAWQLKCKIEYFMPSTRSTLQRTTNTFRLINFGRNKSVIKSRLIPVLMAKFPLFIILLARQLFRPKLNGITSADTVLVKLVR; encoded by the coding sequence GTGCCACTAGAACCTGGTACTCAACCATTTTATCAATGGGTGACGACTAGAGTAGGTTACTATCCTATATCTAGATGGGAATGGTTTGCAGTTATTGAAGAAATCAATAAACAGGCAAAATTAAACCCTGTTTCCATTTTAGAAATAGGTTGTGGTGGAGGAAATTTTATTAGTCTTGTCCAAAATATTCAAAATGTTCGCATAGTTGGGATTGATACTACTCCAGAATCTGTTACCCAATGCCAAGAAAAAGGATTTGAAGTTTACTGTGAAACCATAGATTCATTTACCAAGAAATTTTCGGAATTGAAGTTTGATTATGTAGTATCTTTTCATTGTTTAGAGCATATAAGCGATCCTAAAAACTTTGTTGAGTCTATGCTTTTTCTTCTCAAGCCTACAGGTAGTCTTTTAATTAGCACTCCTTATTCTCCTATGTCATTTGAGCAAGGATGGTTTGATATCATGAATCATCCACCCCACCATATGACTCGCTGGAATCAAAAGGCATATAATGAACTAGCTTGGCAATTAAAGTGTAAAATTGAGTATTTTATGCCATCTACAAGATCTACTTTACAACGCACGACAAATACTTTTAGGCTGATCAATTTTGGGAGAAATAAATCGGTTATTAAATCAAGATTAATACCAGTATTAATGGCTAAGTTTCCTTTATTCATAATCCTACTAGCTCGTCAGTTATTTAGACCTAAGTTAAATGGAATTACGTCAGCAGATACAGTATTAGTTAAATTAGTTCGTTGA
- a CDS encoding lipopolysaccharide biosynthesis protein, whose protein sequence is MRAFRSLNIQRRWEKITSLVHLSSFDKTTEDGRSKERYRRVFATTAASVASKGVSILTNLISVPLTVNYLGTERYGLWMTISSAIALLSFADLGMGSGLLNAIAEADGKDDRHSARVYVSSAFFILLAIAMLILVVFASIYPLIPWERVFNVRSDLAVRESGPTMAVLIASFAVNIPLGIAQRVQMGYQEGYKNQLWAIVGGLMGLAGLLLGVYFKVGLPWLVLAISGGPVLGMLINWIVLFGSSRKWLFPQWKYFNWLASRKILGTGTWFFILQILTVVGTASDNLIISQALGASAVASYAVTQKLFSTAFVSQFFITPLWPAFAEAIARADYNWARKTLNRSLIISSSIGIITALILFIFANKIITIWAGPNLVPSTLVLIGFTFWLILLGYIGTMSTLFNSGSLISKQVIFISAASIASLLMKIVLVHQWQAAGVIWATVFGYSIFYLIPAAKLATKTLKIT, encoded by the coding sequence ATGCGAGCTTTTCGTAGTCTAAATATTCAACGGAGATGGGAAAAAATCACGTCGTTGGTACATTTATCATCTTTCGATAAAACGACCGAAGATGGTCGTTCCAAAGAACGCTATCGACGTGTGTTTGCAACTACCGCAGCTTCAGTAGCTAGTAAAGGGGTGAGCATATTAACCAATTTAATTTCAGTGCCTTTAACTGTGAATTATTTGGGGACAGAAAGATATGGGTTGTGGATGACTATTAGCTCAGCGATCGCTCTGTTATCGTTTGCTGATTTGGGTATGGGTAGTGGGCTACTAAATGCTATTGCTGAAGCTGATGGGAAAGACGATCGCCACTCAGCACGGGTATATGTATCGAGTGCTTTCTTTATTCTACTGGCGATCGCCATGCTCATTTTGGTAGTTTTTGCGAGCATATATCCTCTAATTCCTTGGGAGCGAGTGTTTAATGTGAGATCTGACTTAGCAGTTCGAGAGTCAGGACCAACTATGGCAGTTTTGATTGCTAGTTTTGCCGTGAATATACCCCTAGGAATTGCCCAGCGCGTGCAGATGGGTTATCAAGAAGGTTATAAAAATCAATTATGGGCGATCGTTGGTGGGTTGATGGGGCTAGCTGGTTTGTTGCTAGGCGTTTATTTTAAGGTAGGATTGCCGTGGCTAGTACTAGCAATTTCAGGTGGTCCGGTTTTGGGAATGCTGATTAACTGGATTGTTTTGTTTGGTTCTTCCCGCAAATGGTTATTTCCTCAATGGAAATACTTTAACTGGTTGGCGAGTAGAAAAATACTCGGTACAGGTACGTGGTTTTTCATTCTCCAAATCCTGACAGTAGTGGGTACTGCTAGTGATAATTTAATAATTTCGCAAGCTTTGGGAGCCTCGGCGGTAGCTAGTTACGCTGTGACTCAAAAACTGTTTTCCACAGCCTTTGTTTCCCAGTTTTTCATCACTCCTCTATGGCCAGCTTTTGCTGAAGCCATAGCTCGTGCTGACTACAATTGGGCGCGGAAAACTCTAAATCGTTCTTTAATTATAAGTTCAAGTATTGGTATTATTACGGCTTTGATACTATTTATATTTGCCAATAAAATTATCACTATTTGGGCTGGGCCTAACTTAGTTCCATCTACACTTGTCTTAATAGGATTTACGTTTTGGTTGATTCTGTTGGGTTATATAGGCACCATGTCTACCTTATTCAATAGTGGTTCTCTAATTAGCAAGCAAGTGATTTTTATAAGTGCCGCATCTATAGCCTCATTATTGATGAAAATTGTTTTAGTACATCAATGGCAAGCAGCAGGTGTGATTTGGGCTACAGTTTTTGGCTATAGTATTTTTTATCTGATTCCAGCCGCAAAGTTAGCTACTAAAACTTTAAAAATAACTTGA
- a CDS encoding TylF/MycF/NovP-related O-methyltransferase — protein MNKSLVKLAKKTIHKFGFDVVKYHDTSTASLISDGFERDDIEIISRVKPFTHTSPERIHAVCNSVKYIVANQIPGDIVECGVWKGGSMMAAMLTLLSLKDTSRNIYLFDTFEGMTEPDARDVSFLGKEALDLFKGIESSNQKWLYSSVEEVKEAVYSTGYDKDKIHFVKGKVEDTLPEFAPAQISLLRLDTDWYESTRHELIHLFPCLVPGGVLIIDDYGHWQGAKQATDEYIQQNNLKILLNRIDYTGRIGVKI, from the coding sequence ATGAATAAAAGCTTAGTTAAGTTAGCTAAAAAAACTATTCACAAGTTTGGATTTGATGTAGTTAAGTACCACGACACCAGTACTGCATCTCTAATTAGTGATGGTTTCGAGCGAGATGATATTGAGATTATCTCTAGGGTAAAGCCATTTACCCATACATCCCCAGAAAGAATTCATGCTGTTTGTAATTCGGTTAAATATATTGTTGCTAATCAAATTCCAGGTGATATTGTTGAGTGTGGTGTCTGGAAAGGTGGAAGCATGATGGCAGCAATGCTAACTCTGCTTTCTTTAAAAGATACTAGTAGAAATATTTATTTATTTGATACGTTTGAAGGAATGACAGAACCCGATGCACGGGATGTATCTTTTTTAGGCAAAGAAGCTTTAGATCTGTTTAAAGGGATAGAAAGTAGTAACCAAAAATGGCTTTACTCTTCTGTCGAAGAAGTTAAAGAAGCTGTATATAGTACAGGTTATGACAAAGACAAGATTCACTTTGTTAAGGGTAAAGTAGAAGATACTTTGCCAGAATTTGCTCCCGCGCAGATTTCTTTGTTAAGACTGGATACAGATTGGTATGAATCAACACGGCATGAACTAATTCATTTGTTTCCCTGTCTGGTTCCAGGTGGAGTACTTATTATTGATGATTACGGGCATTGGCAAGGAGCAAAGCAAGCTACAGATGAGTATATTCAGCAAAATAATTTGAAAATTCTCTTAAATCGCATTGATTATACCGGAAGAATAGGGGTGAAAATATAA
- a CDS encoding FkbM family methyltransferase, whose product MKKLGSWFHQQYTKAYSYYQVTQTGVITDYPLDAREREFYLKLQSILKGESLVVYDIGAARGIVSSCLAKLPNVKLIYSFEPIPDVYQQLVTNMQKYPKVNCHNLALGDRAGESSMYISGSSDSSSLLPMAKLHTDQFPETAIQKQISVPVAALDDYVREQGLMKPDIIKIDVQGYEEKVISGGKKTICQSQYCVLEMSLQPLYEGSPLFDDIYQLMKNINFTLIGVSSPILGQSGIQLQVDGIFANNG is encoded by the coding sequence ATGAAAAAATTAGGATCTTGGTTTCACCAACAATATACTAAAGCTTATTCTTATTATCAAGTTACCCAAACTGGGGTAATAACAGATTATCCTTTGGATGCTAGAGAAAGAGAATTCTACCTAAAACTCCAGTCGATACTAAAGGGAGAATCTCTAGTAGTTTATGATATTGGTGCTGCTAGAGGAATCGTATCTAGTTGTTTAGCAAAATTGCCTAATGTGAAACTGATCTATTCATTTGAGCCAATTCCTGATGTATATCAACAATTGGTGACTAATATGCAAAAATATCCTAAAGTTAATTGTCATAACTTAGCTTTAGGAGATAGAGCGGGGGAATCATCCATGTATATTAGTGGGAGCAGTGATAGTAGTTCCCTATTACCTATGGCTAAATTACATACAGATCAATTTCCAGAAACTGCAATTCAAAAGCAAATAAGTGTTCCAGTCGCTGCTCTAGATGATTATGTTCGGGAGCAGGGATTAATGAAACCGGATATTATCAAAATTGATGTTCAAGGATATGAGGAAAAAGTAATTAGTGGTGGTAAAAAGACAATTTGCCAAAGTCAATATTGTGTTTTAGAAATGAGCTTACAGCCTTTGTACGAGGGTAGTCCTTTGTTTGATGATATATATCAGTTGATGAAAAACATAAATTTTACCCTGATCGGGGTTTCAAGCCCTATCTTAGGTCAATCTGGGATTCAATTACAAGTAGATGGTATTTTTGCTAATAATGGCTAA
- a CDS encoding FkbM family methyltransferase, translated as MNFIPKQIRKILKNIDQTITNTYTKAGYPLLPITQHLREPLRWYYHQSPWLRHDNQLYWKPFFLNRIHSLFVVEHPDDFLVYHEQIKFRSFGSLMSTQAYYVGEIEFHLVQYVVSQICPDFVMLDVGAHHGIYTLIVAYELKKRGWKGTIHCFEPDPQNFALLSHNVRENGLEDYAILHNQAVADTIGKQQFLSSNDNSGNFLIEGSEEYIDNGKIPTQEVDVTTLDTWHNQLSHVNLIKMDIQGGEPLALKGAANIIKQYKPNIVVEAVPGWSSTPKTTQILEEYGYSIYGVTKEGKTCNLGSSEVFVSWDWVALPNHL; from the coding sequence ATGAATTTTATACCTAAACAAATCAGGAAAATCCTGAAAAACATCGATCAAACTATTACTAATACCTACACTAAAGCGGGATATCCTTTATTACCGATTACTCAACATCTCCGAGAACCACTACGCTGGTACTATCACCAATCTCCTTGGCTCAGACATGACAATCAGTTATATTGGAAACCTTTTTTTCTGAATCGAATTCATTCTTTATTTGTTGTCGAACATCCTGACGATTTTCTAGTTTACCACGAGCAAATTAAATTCCGTTCTTTCGGCAGCTTAATGTCAACCCAAGCCTATTATGTTGGGGAAATAGAGTTCCATTTAGTTCAATATGTTGTCAGCCAAATTTGTCCAGATTTTGTCATGTTAGATGTCGGCGCTCATCATGGAATTTATACTTTGATAGTTGCCTATGAATTAAAAAAACGGGGATGGAAAGGAACTATTCATTGCTTTGAACCAGATCCTCAAAACTTTGCTCTACTATCACATAATGTTCGAGAAAATGGTTTAGAAGATTATGCGATTCTTCACAACCAAGCTGTAGCAGATACAATTGGTAAACAACAATTTCTATCTAGTAATGATAACAGTGGTAACTTTTTAATTGAAGGTAGTGAAGAATATATAGATAATGGTAAAATTCCCACTCAAGAAGTTGATGTAACCACACTAGATACATGGCACAACCAGCTATCTCACGTCAATTTAATCAAAATGGATATTCAAGGTGGCGAACCGTTAGCACTTAAAGGTGCAGCCAATATTATTAAACAGTATAAACCAAATATAGTCGTCGAAGCTGTCCCAGGATGGTCTTCCACTCCTAAAACCACCCAAATATTGGAAGAATATGGCTATTCTATATATGGAGTAACCAAAGAAGGTAAAACTTGCAATCTTGGTAGCAGCGAAGTATTTGTTTCTTGGGATTGGGTAGCTTTACCTAACCACTTATAG